The proteins below come from a single Lepeophtheirus salmonis chromosome 4, UVic_Lsal_1.4, whole genome shotgun sequence genomic window:
- the LOC121115891 gene encoding uncharacterized protein, producing MEPCPTVCQIPGCETTQDEVDAEISTFLFDYCATCKRQRNGNLCGCPYPCTLTFRTAMLQRIHELLEIPLSPDRKSIKVCFKHSSLITQAREAVNSTKNIRASSATAQKFFRIKYKSYNEVILLRGIRSLSSLFHDVIFLCCDGKSVSVNSLLVSSLSKYMKDALRDSSYSFSLPDVPSEDLELFFKYLITDPSRIALSASTEEMIKIHKIARLFCVYQFTPQEVAKSENNDLESSEMSDNEAVIEDTEEEMEVEFQGPVEEVSSTRPDPIYLNAEANMYTCIICSQTMNKSVDIIDHYEKNHGRRAGLDCDLCEEEPPHRQYFPNPVSLGNHRLEQHGTFDELTNCDLCPEPCFTKQRLDSHIKVCHLNEYELSVCDLCGARFPRDTYLNKHHLAEHAGTEIIANEFICIYCDLRFDNLEKLNEHTEAVHYLGSWSSEEPPEKRPALSAKPPEKPIAYAKKSTKVNEIQLHVI from the exons ATGGAGCCGTGCCCTACTGTCTGTCAAATCCCTGGTTGTGAGACAACGCAGGATGAAGTGGATGCGGAGATATCCACATTTCTGTTCGACTATTGTGCGACTTGTAAGCGTCAGCGGAACGGAAACTTGTGCGGGTGTCCCTACCCCTGTACTCTCACGTTTCGCACCGCGATGCTGCAAAGGATACATGAACTCCTCGAGATTCCCCTTTCCCCGGATCGCAAATCCATCAAAGTGTGTTTCAAGCATTCGAGCCTAATAACTCAGGCCCGGGAAGCGGTGAACAGCACAAAGAATATTCGAGCCTCTTCCGCTACGGCACAAAAGTTTTTCCGGATCAAATATAAGAGCTACAATGAGGTAATTCTTCTTCGTGGGATTCGGAGTCTCTCCAGCCTCTTCCACGACGTCATTTTTCTCTGTTGTGATGGAAAGTCCGTCTCTGTGAATTCCCTTCTCGTCTCTTCACTCTCCAAGTACATGAAAGACGCGCTCAGAGACTCTTCCTATTCCTTTTCCCTCCCGGATGTTCCCTCAGAGGATCTGGAACTCTTCTTCAAGTATCTTATTACGGATCCCAGTCGTATAGCTCTATCAGCATCCACTGAGGAGATgatcaaaattcacaaaattgCCCGGCTTTTCTGTGTCTATCAATTTACTCCTCAGGAGGTAGCTAAATCAGAGAACAATGATCTTGAGTCCAGTGAAATGAGTGATAATGAAGCCGTAATTGAAGATACAGAAGAAGAAATGGAAGTTGAATTTCAAGGGCCTGTAGAGGAAGTGTCATCCACAAGACCTGA tcCTATATATTTGAATGCTGAGGCAAATATGTACACCTGCATTATATGCTCACAAACAATGAACAAGTCCGTGGATATAATAGATCATTATGAGAAAAATCATGGTCGTCGAGCGGGTTTGGACTGTGATCTCTGTGAAGAAGAGCCTCCTCATCGTCAATATTTCCCAAATCCAGTGTCTCTTGGAAATCATAGACTAGAACAGCATGGAACGTTTGATGAGTTGACTAATTGTGATCTCTGTCCTGAACCTTGCTTCACAAAACAACGCTTAGATTCTCATATTAAAGTATGCCATCTGAATGAATATGAGTTATCTGTTTGTGATTTGTGTGGAGCAAGGTTTCCGAGggatacttatttaaataaacatcacTTAGCTGAACACGCGGGTACCGAAATCATCGctaatgaatttatttgtatatattgcGATCTAAGATTTGATaatcttgaaaaactaaatgAACACACTGAGGCTGTACATTACTTGGGATCTTGGTCATCTGAAGAACCCCCAGAAAAACGTCCTGCGCTTTCTGCAAAGCCTCCGGAAAAACCTATAGCTTATGCCAAAAAATCGACCAAAGTAAACGAAATTCAATTACATGTCATCTAG